From Streptomyces yatensis, one genomic window encodes:
- a CDS encoding potassium channel family protein, which produces MHIVIMGCGRVGAALAQTLEQQGHTVAVVDQDPTAFRRLGAGFGGRRVTGVGFDQDTLREAGIEEAGAFAAVSSGDNSNIIAARVAREMFGVENVAARIYDPRRAEVYQRLGIPTVATVRWTADQMLRRLLPSGAEPHWRDPSGGVQLAEVHISPSWVGHKVSVLQEETGVRVAFLTRLGEAMLPTSGTVLQEGDLVHVMMRTDEVEKVEAAFEKGPEEANR; this is translated from the coding sequence ATGCATATCGTGATCATGGGCTGTGGCCGGGTGGGCGCGGCCCTCGCCCAGACCTTGGAGCAACAGGGGCACACGGTCGCGGTCGTCGACCAGGACCCCACCGCCTTCCGCCGCCTGGGTGCGGGCTTCGGCGGGCGCCGGGTGACCGGTGTCGGCTTCGACCAGGACACCCTCCGCGAGGCGGGCATCGAGGAGGCCGGGGCCTTCGCTGCGGTGAGCAGCGGCGACAACTCCAACATCATCGCGGCCCGGGTGGCCCGCGAGATGTTCGGGGTGGAGAACGTGGCGGCCCGTATCTACGACCCCCGCCGCGCGGAGGTCTACCAGCGCCTCGGCATCCCGACCGTGGCCACGGTGCGCTGGACCGCCGACCAGATGCTGCGCAGGCTGCTGCCGTCCGGCGCGGAGCCGCACTGGCGGGACCCCAGCGGCGGGGTGCAGCTGGCCGAGGTGCACATCTCCCCCTCGTGGGTGGGCCACAAGGTCAGCGTGCTCCAGGAGGAGACCGGCGTGCGGGTCGCGTTCCTCACCCGGCTCGGCGAGGCGATGCTGCCGACCTCCGGGACGGTGCTGCAGGAGGGCGACCTGGTGCATGTGATGATGCGCACCGATGAGGTGGAGAAGGTCGAGGCAGCCTTCGAAAAGGGGCCTGAGGAGGCGAACCGATGA
- a CDS encoding OB-fold nucleic acid binding domain-containing protein yields the protein MSSVPHPSDGAARGDRSGKQVGRFRRMLDRLSSSQEELHSAELQQDAEAAGCTKIGDCGDRQIVKVTGTLRTVTLRPRAGVPALEAELFDGTAALDVVWLGRRSIIGIEPGRKLIASGRISMSHGRRVLFNPKYELRPLGQE from the coding sequence ATGAGTTCCGTACCCCACCCCTCCGACGGGGCCGCCAGGGGAGACAGGTCCGGCAAACAGGTCGGCCGGTTCCGGCGGATGCTGGACCGGCTGTCGAGCTCCCAGGAGGAGCTGCACTCCGCCGAGCTCCAGCAGGACGCGGAGGCCGCGGGCTGCACCAAGATCGGCGACTGCGGCGACCGTCAGATCGTCAAGGTGACGGGCACGCTGCGCACGGTGACGCTCAGACCGCGGGCCGGAGTGCCCGCGCTGGAGGCGGAGCTCTTCGACGGCACCGCCGCGCTGGACGTGGTGTGGCTGGGCCGTCGCTCCATCATCGGGATAGAACCGGGGCGCAAGCTGATCGCCTCGGGCCGGATCTCCATGAGCCATGGACGCCGGGTGCTGTTCAATCCGAAGTACGAACTCCGACCGCTCGGACAGGAGTAG
- the dut gene encoding dUTP diphosphatase: MSPLPVDVPIRRVDPEVPIPGYAHPGDAGADLVTTEAAELAPGERAVLPTGVSIALPEGYAAFVHPRSGLAARCGVAMVNAPGTIDAGYRGEIKVIVVNLDPRESVRFERFDRIAQLVVQQVEKVRFQEVAELPGSARAEGGFGSTGGHAAVDGTTGRATGGNRYASVGSDREGR; encoded by the coding sequence ATGAGTCCGCTGCCCGTCGACGTGCCGATCCGCAGGGTGGACCCCGAGGTGCCCATCCCCGGGTACGCCCACCCCGGCGACGCGGGGGCCGACCTGGTCACCACCGAGGCGGCCGAGCTGGCTCCGGGGGAGCGCGCGGTTCTGCCCACCGGAGTGTCTATCGCGCTCCCGGAGGGGTATGCCGCCTTCGTGCATCCACGGTCCGGACTTGCCGCGCGCTGCGGCGTAGCCATGGTGAATGCCCCGGGGACCATCGATGCCGGGTACCGTGGAGAGATCAAGGTGATCGTGGTCAATCTGGACCCGCGCGAGAGCGTGCGGTTCGAGCGCTTCGACCGGATCGCCCAATTGGTCGTCCAGCAGGTCGAGAAGGTGCGCTTCCAGGAGGTGGCGGAGCTTCCCGGGTCGGCGCGGGCCGAAGGGGGCTTCGGGTCCACCGGCGGTCATGCCGCCGTGGACGGCACAACGGGTAGGGCAACGGGCGGGAATAGGTACGCTTCGGTCGGTTCCGACCGGGAAGGACGATGA
- a CDS encoding potassium channel family protein codes for MRVAIAGAGAVGRSIASELLENGHEVLLIDKAPTAISVERVPQAEWLLADACEITSLDEAALQRCNVVIAATGDDKVNLVVSLLAKTEYGVPRVVARVNNPKNEWLFNEAWGVDVAVSTPRLMSALVEEAVSVGDLVRLLRFSHGDANLVELTLPPEAALVGTRVGDVEWPEDTTLVTIIRGTRVLTPNKDDVLEAGDELLFVAAQAREEQLEQLLSVQRQDATG; via the coding sequence ATGAGGGTTGCCATTGCGGGTGCGGGCGCCGTGGGGCGTTCCATCGCGAGCGAGCTGCTGGAGAACGGGCACGAGGTGCTCCTCATCGACAAGGCGCCGACCGCCATCTCGGTGGAGCGGGTGCCGCAGGCCGAGTGGCTGCTGGCCGACGCGTGCGAGATCACCTCGCTGGACGAGGCGGCGCTGCAGCGCTGCAACGTGGTCATCGCGGCCACCGGTGACGACAAGGTCAACCTGGTCGTCTCGCTGCTCGCCAAGACCGAGTACGGGGTGCCCCGGGTGGTCGCCCGGGTCAACAACCCCAAGAACGAGTGGCTGTTCAACGAGGCGTGGGGCGTCGATGTCGCCGTCTCCACCCCGCGTCTGATGTCGGCGCTGGTCGAGGAGGCGGTGAGCGTCGGCGATCTGGTGCGGCTGCTCCGCTTCAGCCACGGCGACGCCAACCTGGTGGAGCTGACGCTGCCGCCGGAGGCGGCGCTGGTGGGCACCCGGGTCGGCGATGTGGAGTGGCCGGAGGACACCACGCTGGTCACCATCATCCGCGGCACCCGCGTGCTGACCCCGAACAAGGACGATGTGCTGGAGGCCGGTGACGAGCTGCTGTTCGTCGCGGCACAGGCGCGCGAGGAGCAGCTCGAGCAGCTGCTGTCCGTCCAGCGCCAGGACGCCACGGGCTAG
- a CDS encoding DUF3710 domain-containing protein translates to MFGRRRKRSKEDVESLDVTSDELAEDAEDADGAEDTAAPVEAGRVSLPPAPRPEGPWDVSEVREPGEGRVDLGGLFVPGVEGMELRVEVAGDAIVAATVVLRDSAVQLQGFAAPKKEGIWGEVRDEIATGITQQGGVVDEVEGPLGWELRAQVPVQLPDGKNGVQVVRFVGVDGPRWFLRGVISGQGAVQPETGSLLEAIFRDTVVVRGEGPMAPRDPIVLKLPDDAQMVPDGVQQDEAQGSRFAGGADRLQRGPEISEVR, encoded by the coding sequence GTGTTCGGACGTCGCCGCAAGCGCAGCAAGGAGGACGTCGAGTCGCTCGACGTGACCTCCGACGAGTTGGCCGAGGACGCGGAGGACGCGGACGGCGCTGAGGACACCGCCGCACCCGTGGAGGCCGGCCGGGTGAGCCTGCCGCCGGCCCCGCGTCCCGAGGGCCCCTGGGACGTATCCGAGGTGCGCGAGCCCGGCGAGGGCCGGGTGGACCTCGGTGGTCTGTTCGTACCCGGCGTCGAGGGCATGGAGCTGCGGGTGGAGGTCGCGGGAGACGCGATCGTCGCCGCGACCGTGGTGCTGCGGGACAGCGCCGTGCAGCTCCAGGGCTTCGCAGCGCCCAAGAAGGAAGGCATCTGGGGCGAGGTGCGCGACGAGATCGCCACCGGCATCACCCAGCAGGGCGGGGTCGTCGACGAGGTCGAGGGCCCGCTCGGCTGGGAGCTGCGCGCCCAGGTCCCGGTGCAGCTCCCGGACGGCAAGAACGGCGTACAGGTGGTCCGCTTCGTCGGCGTGGACGGGCCCCGCTGGTTCCTGCGCGGTGTGATCTCCGGGCAGGGCGCGGTGCAGCCCGAGACCGGCAGCCTCCTGGAGGCGATCTTCCGGGACACGGTCGTGGTGCGCGGTGAGGGCCCGATGGCCCCGCGCGACCCGATCGTCCTCAAGCTGCCGGACGACGCCCAGATGGTGCCCGACGGGGTGCAGCAGGACGAGGCGCAGGGCTCGCGGTTCGCGGGCGGCGCCGACCGGCTCCAGCGCGGTCCGGAGATCTCCGAGGTCCGCTGA
- a CDS encoding response regulator: MNRVLVVDDEPQIVRALVINLKARKYEVDAAGDGATALRLAAARHPDVIVLDLGLPDMDGVEVIKGLRGWTRVPILVLSARQTSDEKVEALDAGADDYVTKPFGMDELLARLRAAVRRAEPAGQPDDSVVVETDAFTVDLAAKKAHRDGRDVRLTPTEWHLLEVLVRNAGRLVSQKQLLQEVWGPSYGTESNYLRVYMAQLRRKLEADPSHPRHFVTEPGMGYRFER, from the coding sequence ATGAACCGGGTGCTCGTGGTCGACGACGAGCCGCAGATCGTACGCGCCCTCGTGATCAACCTGAAGGCGCGCAAGTACGAGGTCGACGCCGCCGGGGACGGCGCCACCGCGCTCCGGCTGGCCGCCGCCCGCCATCCCGATGTGATCGTGCTCGACCTCGGCCTGCCCGATATGGACGGGGTCGAGGTGATCAAGGGGCTCCGGGGCTGGACCCGGGTGCCGATCCTGGTGCTCTCCGCCCGTCAGACCTCGGACGAGAAGGTCGAGGCCCTGGACGCGGGGGCGGACGACTACGTCACCAAGCCGTTCGGCATGGACGAGCTGCTCGCCCGGCTGCGCGCGGCCGTCCGCCGCGCCGAGCCCGCCGGGCAGCCGGACGACTCGGTGGTGGTGGAGACCGATGCGTTCACCGTCGACCTGGCGGCCAAGAAGGCCCATCGCGACGGCCGCGATGTGCGGCTGACCCCCACCGAATGGCATCTGCTGGAGGTCCTGGTGCGCAACGCCGGCCGCCTGGTCAGCCAGAAGCAGCTGCTGCAGGAGGTCTGGGGGCCCTCGTACGGCACCGAGAGCAACTACCTGCGGGTCTATATGGCGCAGCTGCGCCGCAAGCTGGAGGCCGACCCCTCGCATCCGCGCCACTTCGTCACCGAGCCGGGGATGGGCTACCGGTTCGAGCGATGA
- a CDS encoding sensor histidine kinase, producing the protein MGRGKLRIYLGAAPGVGKTYAMLSEGHRRVERGADLVVGFVEHHGRRRTQVMMHGLEEVPRREVEYRGSTFTEMDVDAVLARRPAIALVDELAHTNVPGSRNEKRWQDVEELLRAGIDVVSTVNIQHLESLGDVVESITGVRQRETLPDEVVRRADQIELVDMSPQALRRRMAHGNIYAPDKVDAALSNYFRPGNLTALRELALLWTADRVDEYLQQYRDEHSIRSTWQARERIVVGLTGGPEGRTLIRRAARMAAKGSGSEILAVYIARSDGLTSASPKELAVQRTLVEDLGGTFHHVIGEDIPGALLEFARGVNATQIVLGSSRRKTWQYIFGPGVGTTVARDSGPDLDVHIVTHDEVAKGRGLPVARGARLGRSRLIAGWVVGVAGPALLTLLLTGTGATLASEAGPGFANEVLLFLFLNVLAALLGGMVPALASAAVGSLLLNYYFTPPTHTLTIADPENIVAIAIFVAVAVCVASVVDLAARRTHQAARLRAESEILSFLAGSVLRGETSLEALLERVRETFAMDSVALLERESDVAPWTCAGSVGSHDGTPAPERPEDAEVDMPVGDHMALALSGRVLPAEDRRVLAAFAAQAAVVLDRQRLAQQAGQARELAEGNRIRTALLAAVSHDLRTPLAAIKAAVSSLRSDDVAWSEEDEAELLEGIEDGADRLDHLVGNLLDMSRLQTGTVTPLIREIDLDEVVPMALVGVPMAKVALDIPEELPMVAVDPGLLERGVANIVENAVKYSPQDRPVLVSASALGDRVELRVADGGPGVPDREKDRIFEPFQRYGDAPRGAGVGLGLAVARGFAEAMGGRLTAEDTPGGGMTMVLTLRVAAGRPPADPGLPVQVGSTSATTTRKGRPAT; encoded by the coding sequence ATGGGGCGCGGAAAGTTGCGGATCTACCTCGGTGCGGCACCGGGCGTCGGCAAGACGTACGCGATGCTGTCCGAGGGGCATCGCCGGGTCGAGCGGGGCGCGGACCTCGTGGTCGGCTTCGTGGAGCACCACGGCCGTCGCCGTACCCAGGTGATGATGCACGGGCTGGAGGAGGTGCCCCGCCGGGAGGTGGAGTACCGGGGGAGCACCTTCACCGAGATGGACGTGGACGCGGTGCTGGCCCGCCGCCCCGCCATCGCGCTCGTGGACGAGCTCGCCCACACCAACGTCCCCGGCTCCCGGAACGAAAAGCGCTGGCAGGACGTCGAGGAGCTGCTGCGCGCGGGCATCGACGTGGTCTCCACGGTCAACATCCAGCACCTGGAGTCGCTGGGGGACGTGGTGGAGTCGATCACGGGGGTGCGCCAGCGGGAGACCCTCCCGGACGAGGTGGTGCGCCGGGCCGACCAGATCGAGCTGGTCGACATGTCGCCCCAGGCGCTGCGCCGCCGCATGGCCCACGGCAACATCTACGCGCCCGACAAGGTGGACGCCGCGCTGTCGAACTACTTCCGGCCCGGTAACCTGACCGCGCTGCGCGAGCTGGCCCTGCTGTGGACCGCCGACCGGGTCGACGAATACCTCCAGCAGTACCGCGACGAGCACTCCATCCGCTCCACCTGGCAGGCGCGCGAGCGCATCGTCGTCGGGCTGACCGGCGGCCCGGAGGGGCGGACGCTGATCCGCCGGGCCGCCCGGATGGCGGCCAAGGGCTCCGGCAGCGAGATCCTCGCCGTCTACATCGCCCGCAGCGACGGCCTGACCTCGGCCTCCCCCAAGGAGCTGGCGGTCCAGCGCACCCTCGTGGAGGACCTCGGGGGCACCTTCCACCACGTCATAGGGGAGGACATCCCGGGGGCGCTGCTGGAGTTCGCCCGCGGTGTCAACGCGACCCAGATCGTGCTCGGCTCCAGCCGCCGCAAGACCTGGCAGTACATCTTCGGACCCGGCGTGGGCACCACCGTCGCCCGTGATTCGGGGCCCGATCTGGACGTCCACATCGTCACCCATGACGAGGTCGCCAAGGGCCGCGGGCTGCCGGTGGCGCGCGGCGCCCGGCTCGGCCGCTCCCGGCTGATCGCGGGCTGGGTGGTCGGGGTGGCCGGACCGGCCCTGCTCACGCTGCTGCTCACCGGCACCGGCGCCACCCTCGCCTCCGAGGCCGGGCCCGGCTTCGCCAACGAGGTGCTGCTCTTCCTGTTCCTCAATGTGCTGGCGGCCCTGCTGGGCGGCATGGTGCCCGCCCTCGCCTCGGCGGCCGTCGGATCGCTGCTGCTCAACTACTACTTCACCCCGCCCACCCACACCCTGACCATCGCCGACCCCGAGAACATCGTCGCCATAGCGATCTTCGTGGCGGTCGCCGTCTGTGTGGCCTCGGTGGTCGACCTCGCCGCCCGCCGCACCCATCAGGCCGCCCGGCTGCGGGCCGAGTCCGAGATACTGTCGTTCCTCGCGGGCAGCGTGCTGCGCGGCGAGACCAGCCTGGAGGCGCTGCTGGAGCGGGTCCGCGAGACGTTCGCCATGGACTCGGTGGCGCTGCTGGAGCGGGAGAGCGACGTCGCCCCCTGGACCTGCGCGGGCAGCGTCGGCAGCCACGACGGCACCCCGGCGCCCGAACGGCCCGAGGACGCGGAGGTGGACATGCCGGTCGGCGACCATATGGCGCTCGCGCTCTCCGGCCGGGTCCTGCCCGCCGAGGACCGCCGGGTGCTCGCCGCCTTCGCCGCCCAGGCCGCCGTCGTCCTGGACCGGCAGCGACTGGCCCAGCAGGCCGGGCAGGCCCGTGAGCTGGCCGAGGGGAACCGCATCCGCACCGCGCTGCTCGCCGCCGTCAGCCACGATCTGCGCACCCCGCTCGCGGCCATCAAGGCGGCCGTGAGCTCCCTGCGCTCCGATGACGTCGCCTGGTCGGAGGAGGACGAGGCCGAGCTGCTGGAGGGCATCGAGGACGGCGCAGACCGGCTGGACCACCTGGTGGGCAACCTCCTGGACATGTCCCGGCTGCAGACCGGCACCGTCACCCCGCTCATCCGGGAGATCGACCTGGACGAGGTGGTGCCGATGGCGCTCGTCGGCGTCCCCATGGCCAAGGTCGCCCTCGACATCCCCGAGGAGCTGCCGATGGTCGCGGTCGACCCCGGGCTGCTGGAGCGCGGCGTCGCCAACATCGTGGAGAACGCGGTGAAGTACAGCCCGCAGGACCGCCCCGTGCTGGTCTCCGCGAGCGCCCTCGGCGACCGTGTGGAGCTGCGGGTGGCCGACGGCGGCCCGGGCGTGCCGGACAGGGAGAAGGACCGTATCTTCGAGCCCTTCCAGCGCTACGGGGACGCCCCGCGCGGCGCCGGGGTCGGCCTCGGGCTCGCCGTCGCCCGCGGCTTCGCCGAGGCCATGGGCGGCCGGCTGACCGCCGAGGACACCCCCGGCGGCGGTATGACCATGGTGCTCACGCTGCGTGTCGCCGCCGGCCGCCCGCCGGCCGACCCCGGCCTCCCGGTCCAGGTCGGCTCCACGTCAGCCACAACGACACGGAAAGGCAGGCCCGCCACATGA
- a CDS encoding DUF3159 domain-containing protein: MTPDDKTTPTGHRSAAADSRAAADTALLEAFGGVRGMVDTTVPGLVFVLLYTINRDIHLAAIAALGLTVLLALTRLVRKETLKHAFSGVFGVAFGAIFAMMSGDAKNFYLPGMLYTLGLAIAYILSAIFRFPLIGVLLGPMLKENLSWRTRNPGRFRAYTRSTWAWGLILLAKSAVLFPLYWWGDATQLGWVKVALGIPPFLLCVYLTWIFLAKAPPPIDVIAEMEAEEKAERERKSQADKAAKADQVADPLLSEWTGQIVSEARTESADRQPPRH, encoded by the coding sequence GTGACGCCAGACGACAAGACGACCCCGACCGGGCACCGAAGCGCCGCCGCCGACAGCAGGGCGGCGGCGGACACCGCGCTCCTGGAGGCGTTCGGCGGGGTGCGGGGCATGGTGGACACCACCGTCCCCGGTCTGGTCTTCGTCCTGCTGTACACGATCAACCGCGACATCCATCTCGCCGCGATCGCCGCGCTCGGTCTCACCGTGCTGCTGGCGCTCACCCGGCTGGTGCGCAAGGAGACCCTGAAGCACGCCTTCAGCGGGGTCTTCGGGGTCGCGTTCGGCGCGATCTTCGCGATGATGTCCGGCGACGCGAAGAACTTCTATCTGCCGGGCATGCTCTACACCCTGGGGCTGGCGATCGCCTACATTCTCTCGGCGATCTTCCGCTTCCCGCTGATCGGGGTGTTGCTCGGGCCGATGCTGAAGGAGAACCTCTCCTGGCGCACCCGTAACCCCGGCCGGTTCCGCGCCTACACCCGCTCCACCTGGGCGTGGGGGCTGATTCTGCTGGCCAAGTCGGCGGTGCTGTTCCCGCTCTACTGGTGGGGGGACGCCACCCAGCTCGGCTGGGTCAAGGTCGCGCTCGGCATTCCGCCGTTCCTGCTCTGTGTCTATCTGACCTGGATCTTCCTCGCCAAGGCCCCGCCGCCGATCGACGTGATCGCGGAGATGGAGGCCGAGGAGAAGGCCGAGCGGGAGCGGAAGTCCCAGGCCGACAAGGCCGCCAAGGCCGACCAGGTCGCCGATCCGCTGCTCTCGGAGTGGACCGGCCAGATCGTGTCCGAGGCCCGTACCGAATCGGCCGACCGGCAGCCGCCCCGGCACTGA